The following coding sequences lie in one Danio rerio strain Tuebingen ecotype United States chromosome 25, GRCz12tu, whole genome shotgun sequence genomic window:
- the zgc:162634 gene encoding protein preY, mitochondrial (The RefSeq protein has 3 substitutions compared to this genomic sequence): MSHVLRTLGTGVLAVQRSVSAVQLLKVGALQRSRCDSVKDSQSPPFDEALLEVLVCPLSKKPLRYNGSSNELINEELGIAYPIIDGIPNMIPQDARMIHKTKAPEKPSES, encoded by the exons ATGTCTCATGTTTTGAGGACTCTTGGCACAGGAGTTTTGGCCGTTCAAAGATCAGTGTCCGCCGTGCAGCTCCTGAAGGTCGGCGCTCTGCAAAGGAGTTGCTGTGATGCAGTGAAGGACAGCCAGAGTCCGCCGTTTGACGAGGCCCTGCTGGAGGTCCTGGTGTGTCCGCTGTCCAAAAAACCACTCAG GTACGACGGAAGCAGCAACGAACTGATAAACGAAGAGCTTGGCATCGCATACCCCATCATTGATGGCATTCCTAACATGATCCCACAAGACGCACGAATGATCCACAAGACCAAAGCACCCGAAAAACCCTCAGAGTCATAA